The segment tattatattttaatatattttttttcttttaatattaaacaatcaaatatatatgtatatatatatatgtaatattatttagatatataaaaaaaaaaagaaaaaaaaaaaaaaaaatatatatatgtatttttttttttttttttattattatatatatgtgtgtgtttaGAACAAACACttattcaaataaatatgaaaccATATAGTTCATTTAGTTCTGTTTTTTCAAAGCAATATTTGGGTACACAAAGTGTAAAAGCAAAAAATCCCacaatatattcttttgaagaagaaaaacaaaatgaaaatataagtttgttaaaaattttatgttCTAAGCGTTTGGTTCTTCCAATACTTGGAATgctatatatcattttaaatgtaagtttttttttttttttttctttctttaaataaatgtaaatattatttatgtttaatttgtatatatgtggttattatatatatatatattttttttttttagtgtAATATTGGATATAATGGAAGTTCATGTTCTGGCATAAAATGTACTGACAGATGCTCAAGAAATTTATATGGAGAACAATTACCATTAAACCCATATGCTGACACTGAAAACCCAATAGTTGTAAGTCAAGTATTTGGTTTACCCACGGAAAAATCAACTTTTACCTTTGAAGGTAATCCTGATATTGATCATACAAATATTTTGGGATTTAATGATAAGTTGATGACTGATGTAAatagatataaatttaataataactaTGAATCCATTCCTCATACA is part of the Plasmodium sp. gorilla clade G2 genome assembly, contig: PADLG01_00_21, whole genome shotgun sequence genome and harbors:
- a CDS encoding ring-infected erythrocyte surface antigen, putative, whose product is MKPYSSFSSVFSKQYLGTQSVKAKNPTIYSFEEEKQNENISLLKILCSKRLVLPILGMLYIILNCNIGYNGSSCSGIKCTDRCSRNLYGEQLPLNPYADTENPIVVSQVFGLPTEKSTFTFEGNPDIDHTNILGFNDKLMTDVNRYKFNNNYESIPHTKEFNPLIVDKTLLDYNQRVDTIGSNGEDIIKAMQTLWDEIMDINRKKYAFLKKKLENTYSQYQSQYDMPKEKYLNLEEYRRLTVLNQIAWKALSNQIQYSCRKIINSDLSSFKHIVN